Proteins encoded in a region of the Cinclus cinclus chromosome 19, bCinCin1.1, whole genome shotgun sequence genome:
- the TMEM203 gene encoding transmembrane protein 203, producing the protein MLFSLRELVQWLGFATFEIFLHGLALLAFSVLLVLKVDGAAAALSWWTVFVPFFAADGLSTYFTTIVSVRLFQDGEKRLAVLRLFWILTILSLKFVFEMLLCQKLVEHTRELWYGLIMSPVFILLQLLMIRACRVN; encoded by the coding sequence ATGCTGTTCTCCCTGCGCGAGCTCGTGCAGTGGCTCGGCTTCGCCACCTTCGAGATCTTCCTGCACGGGCTGGCCCTGCTCGCCTTCTCCGTGTTGCTTGTGCTCAAGGTGGACGGCGCGGCCGCCGCGCTCTCCTGGTGGACCGTGTTCGTACCCTTCTTCGCCGCCGACGGGCTCAGCACCTACTTCACCACCATCGTGTCCGTGCGGCTGTTCCAGGACGGCGAGAAGCGCCTGGCGGTGCTGCGGCTCTTCTGGATCCTCACCATTCTCAGCCTCAAGTTCGTGTTCgagatgctgctgtgccagaaGCTGGTGGAGCACACGCGGGAGCTCTGGTACGGGCTCATCATGTCGCCCGTCTtcatcctgctccagctgctcatgATCCGGGCCTGCCGCGTGAACTGA